A single region of the Winslowiella toletana genome encodes:
- a CDS encoding 6-phospho-beta-glucosidase produces the protein MSASTFPDDFLWGGAIAANQAEGAWLEGGKGVTTVDMIPHGTHRLAVKIGQDKRFAVRDEEFYPSHQAIDFYHRYQDDIALMAEMGFTVFRTSIAWSRIYPNGDELTPNAEGIAFYRQLFSECKKYNIEPLVTLCHFDVPMHLVREYGSWRNRKMVEFFARYARTCFEAFDGLVKYWLTFNEINILLHSPFSGAGLVFEEGENQDQVKYQAAHHELVASALATKIAHEINPQNQVGCMLAGGNFYPWSCKPEDVWAALEKDRENLFFIDVQARGSYPSYTKRLFREKGVTVVSEPGDSEILRHTVDFVSFSYYASRCASADMNDGNSSAANIVKSLKNPHIQASEWGWGIDPLGLRITMNMMYDRYQKPLFLVENGLGAKDEINAQGDIDDDYRISYLREHIKAMAQAIDDGVPLMGYTSWGCIDLVSASTGEMSKRYGFIYVDRDDRGQGSLNRTRKKSFYWYKKVIASNGADLD, from the coding sequence ATGTCAGCATCAACATTTCCCGACGATTTTTTATGGGGCGGCGCGATTGCCGCAAACCAGGCGGAAGGTGCCTGGCTCGAGGGGGGCAAAGGTGTCACCACGGTGGATATGATCCCTCATGGGACACACCGGCTGGCGGTGAAAATCGGTCAGGATAAGCGTTTTGCCGTGCGTGACGAGGAGTTCTATCCAAGCCATCAGGCCATCGACTTTTATCATCGATACCAGGACGATATCGCTCTGATGGCGGAAATGGGCTTTACCGTATTCCGTACCTCAATAGCCTGGAGCCGTATTTATCCCAATGGCGATGAACTGACGCCAAACGCCGAGGGCATTGCCTTTTATCGTCAGCTGTTCAGTGAGTGTAAGAAGTACAATATCGAGCCGCTGGTCACGCTGTGTCACTTTGATGTGCCGATGCACCTGGTCCGGGAGTACGGTTCGTGGCGCAACCGTAAAATGGTGGAATTCTTTGCCCGCTACGCCCGTACCTGTTTTGAAGCGTTTGATGGCCTGGTGAAATACTGGCTGACTTTTAATGAAATTAATATCCTGCTGCATAGCCCGTTCTCCGGCGCCGGGCTGGTATTTGAGGAAGGCGAAAATCAGGATCAGGTAAAATATCAGGCGGCGCATCACGAGCTGGTCGCCAGCGCGCTGGCGACAAAAATTGCTCATGAGATCAATCCACAAAATCAGGTTGGCTGCATGCTGGCGGGGGGCAATTTTTATCCGTGGTCGTGTAAACCGGAAGATGTCTGGGCGGCGCTGGAAAAGGATCGCGAGAACCTGTTTTTTATCGATGTGCAGGCACGCGGCAGCTATCCGTCTTATACCAAACGGCTGTTTCGCGAGAAGGGCGTGACTGTTGTCAGCGAGCCGGGCGACAGTGAAATCCTGCGTCATACCGTCGATTTCGTCTCTTTCAGCTATTACGCTTCGCGCTGCGCATCAGCAGATATGAATGACGGTAACAGTAGCGCAGCAAATATCGTCAAGTCGCTGAAGAATCCTCATATTCAGGCCAGCGAGTGGGGATGGGGTATCGACCCTCTTGGGCTGCGAATTACCATGAATATGATGTACGACCGCTATCAGAAGCCGCTGTTTTTGGTTGAAAATGGTCTGGGTGCGAAGGATGAAATTAACGCGCAGGGAGACATCGACGATGACTACCGCATCAGCTATTTGCGTGAACATATCAAAGCGATGGCGCAGGCAATTGATGATGGCGTTCCGCTGATGGGTTATACCTCCTGGGGATGCATCGATCTGGTTTCGGCTTCAACCGGCGAAATGAGCAAGCGCTATGGCTTTATCTACGTCGATCGCGACGATCGCGGTCAGGGATCGTTGAACAGAACCCGCAAGAAGTCGTTTTACTGGTATAAGAAAGTGATCGCCAGCAACGGTGCGGATCTGGATTAA